tagcatttgctaatattccaGGGCCTATCAAAGGACAAAGATAAAATTCATGTCATTTGGTTCCGATGTCTTCAcatcttttctatgttttctaacaactaataacggatctttttttgtagacctgactactGAGTGTTTTGTcctagtccttcacaaattATTTAGAAGTAGTTACGTTTTAATGTTATTGgttgcaaaatatatataaaggcGCGTTTTATGATGAATTGTTTTGTATCAACAGAATGGTTATCATGTCAGGAAACAGATTTGGGTCACAGactatttcttaattaaaaagcttataaaacaatatctgtAAAACACAATGCCACAAACATATTGACAGGACATACACAACTAAGCTCCTGTTTTTGAGGcataaaaaatctattttttaggCATTTATAGATGTTTTATTCTACATATGTATATCTCATCTAATCTTGCAATAAGATATTTTGTTGTCAAATTAACTAATAATATCCTTTATTTCCGGAACGCTTTCCTTTCCTCCCGCCATTCTTCCAAAATCGTTCGCGGCGTCTGCCGTAACCTTTTCCGCGACGTCTGCCGTAACCTTTGTTGCGACGTCTGCCGTAACCTTTACCGTATCGTTTGCCTTGGCGTCTCCCATATCTTTTTTGATTACGTTTTCGGCCAAATATGTATTGCTTTTTTCCATAGACTTGCGCTGAAATGAAGGTAAATGTGAAGATAAAAATCTTCAATCTATTTAAGTgtgaactaactttttaaaattagcagTTATGATAATCGATCTTGAAAACACTGTAACTAAGTATTTATGACTCTTTCAAAAATGTTTCTCGGTTTCAacttatttcatcttttttgaGGTCATTCAGATAGGTGGACTATTACAAAGAGCACAAGATCAGAGACAGCATTACAATAAGCAATCTGTGTAATACCTGGTATTTCCATAAAAAGATACTGAATGTTATTAATTTATCCGGTATTTGAAAAATGTCGAAACTAAAACAAGTACGTCATTTTACatctcaaaaataattttaattcctAATTGGAATCACAGAACTCGCTTTGCAAACGTTGGTGTTAACACAATACTCACGTTTCTTGCAGTAAAGGGATTTTCTCTTTTTCAATGGAATGGATTTCCATAATCTAACAAACTGGCAAGAGTTGGTTCTTAAAATGTTTCCACGTGAACTTCCTGTACagaaaatgaatgattatcGTATGATAAAGCTCTTGACTGCATTGTGGAGTTTGTATTCTTTTCTAAGCttcattagttttaaaataattttaccaaaaagaatgaaataatttatttaccgGAAATGACATAGGTTGCTTTGGGTTTCAGGGAAACTCCACAAGCGGCGCTGGACACTGCTGATTTAATCGTGACGACTCGTCCCCGTTTCAACTTGGAATACTTCGCGCCCTGTCGTTTAATCAATTGTAGAAACagataattattttcattttataaaagtcTTCATAGCATATatataacactgtgccggataattatgccagtgtcaaggtggcatttttgcacccgcttaaggtGCAGTTCCGGAAAAATGCATgcataccaaatgatagaccattgtctagagagtatataaccacttttgttttcagtgtgtttcacctgacaggtgagatatttacctttacaaattaatatcccatgataatgataattgccataggagaattgattctcctacaggaaatattgacaatcctataggattttcaaaaagtcctataggaattatatttccaaTAGGAGAAcggtatttcctgtaggaatttaattcagacatgtagttttcctataggatattaagttttccgatcggattttatcaaatcctatcagaattgaaattcctataggaagttcttgtattccgataggaaatttcaaattacctataggaatattgtttttcctgtgggaaaaaatattttcctataggaatttacttttgaaaggtaaatatctaaACTGGCAGAtgagatacaatgataacaaaggtggttgtaaacgtctatcatatggcatatttgaattttttcgatatatgcaccttaagcgggtgcaaaaatgccaccttggcactagcataattatccggcacagtgttacaTATATTTCCTGATTTGATCAATCAAAGTTACGTTACTTTCTTCGGTTAAGTCAGATTTGAgtaaaaaaatgtagaaaatgtaAAACGATAGTTCCATTTCGAAAGAAATTCAAATCTTTATTCACTTAAGTGTGGATAAATAAGTATAACATTTTGCTAAGATACATGACAATTAAATTTATAGTTTTACTTACTTTAAAAAGTCGTCTAACAGCTACTGTGTAGATAAATTGGGCTGCTTGAGTCTTACCTACTTTCTTGACTTTGAGTACACACCCAACAATCGCtatcaaaatcataaaatatacatCCTGTTTAGCAATACATCACGTTAAGCCATACTTTTGCTAGACTGAAATTTTCACTAAATACAAGCACTTTTTACGACATACAGTAATCTGATTTGCATCCGTTAGGAGGCAGTGGTAGACAGGTGCAGGCTTCAGAAATATACAGACTGACTGAAACCACACAAAGCAGTAACAGGCACCTCATGATTCCTGTCGTTACGCTGTTCAGTAGTCAGCAGGTATAATTAGTGAAAGAATGCATTTTCTTCTTATTTATAGGGAATATATAATCAAGGATAAATAACTTGCACACCTTTTCCTTGTAGCGTTATACCTACAACCTCTCAGTGGAATGTTAACAATTACTTTACATATTAACCAACTTAGCTTTCGgtaaatatctttaaaagaatGCTTTGATTATATTGCTTAATCGATCTGCAACATAAGGATTTACAACTGTCTAAAGAACAACCACAAGTTACTTTATATTGTTACCACATGATGTAAAAATTGTCGCGATATTtgtcggaattttttttttgtaagaaaaGAAGATGGGTAAATAAGGCATGAAAACAAATAAGatactgtaaaattaaaatatccacTTATGTGatttgcttttctttttaaaccattcaaaacaatgtatatttaaaaaacatcgATCTGTAGACCTTAATTACTTGGAATGTGATAATTTAAATCAGTGTATGCGTATCAAAACTCcaaaataatgtcatttttagATCTTTATGCAATGTCTTTCTTTTACAGAGCGACTCTGGGcttcatattatttttataatctaagtaaggtctaatggaaatcaaaccgatttcaataaaaagaaaacttggAAGTGATAGCcctgtagcaacctctaatgatacaacgtccactaatgatataatgtttcattagtggtcaggatgttgaccactaatgatatgattttatcattaacgaacaacctaaccgtccgctaatgatataatttcagatttgtatcattagcggtcaaaaaccgtgacctctaatgatatggaaaaaaactgagaaataagtactaccttgaccactaatgatatacatttgcacacattttcaattgcattagtggatggatttgaaacctttaatgatataacatcataaaagattatatatatatatatatatatatatatatatatatatatatatatatatatatatatatatatatatatatatgtttgttaattatagaTTAGAACAACAAGGAATATCAATTAAAGTTGgttgaattaaaactacttaAACAATAGGGATCATGTCGTTGTAACAAAGAATATTAGCCCAAGTTCAAAATTGGCCCGcgtttcatttttcaacattgattattgattcggggagggggtgggggtggggggcttTTTTAAGTTGAAAACTGAGACCAAAAGTCGTGAAATGTATACCcggatttcatttttcaacattgattaTTGATTTGGGATATTGgggggccggggggggggggaggaggggcGGGGGCTTTTCTAACGTTAAAACTGCGACCaaacgtcatttttcaacagctcaaaaaagtttttttttctaatctctgATGACCtcacacgttgaaaattgaccaacTACAGGTTTTTGAACTGTCTCTGAAATGGAATTTGCTCTACctaattattttgtatcttATAAAAAATTTCAGCTCCATGTATTATTTCTTATATTGTCCGATATTCATGCCGATatggatttttgtttttgtttggggtttttttcccgATAGCAACAGTTTGTTATTAAGACTAAGAACTCTGTCTCTTGTTGTTAAACTGTGTAGATAGAGCTAAAAGGAATATATGTCAAACAACATCGTCTCAAGCCATGGTCCGGTGtccgtttatatatatatatatctccaCCATGATCGTTCATGTTGACCGTGGTTTGCTAAGATTGTCAAACCAATACCGGCCGTTTATGTTATATTTCCGGTAAATCGCttcaactttaatttattttgagaagtCATGATAATTAACTGACAGCACAATAATGagcagttttcatatttttatcagaCAAGTCGCGATCagtgattatttaattaattcaacttaacaataacttttcttaaacttgcaagattaacaaaattatgattaataagCTACTTATCTTgatttgacagaaaaaaatattgtgttcaaTACAGATACAAACACTACACAGAAACTTTTTCGTGGGTGTGTTTAGGGAGTATTTGACATTTATGACGCATTCGCCGGCGTAACGAGGAAtcttgacccgggttgaaattTGACTCGgatatcatttttcaacgttgcaaaattgataccaaaAGTCGTGAAATTATACCTTGGGTCAGTTTTCAacagcttgaaaaatatttttcaaacttttaaggacatcgacacgttgaaaactgaccctGTTGAAAATTGACTCCGACTTCAGAGTTTTGAAC
This genomic window from Crassostrea angulata isolate pt1a10 chromosome 8, ASM2561291v2, whole genome shotgun sequence contains:
- the LOC128161557 gene encoding metalloproteinase inhibitor 3-like translates to MRCLLLLCVVSVSLYISEACTCLPLPPNGCKSDYSIVGCVLKVKKVGKTQAAQFIYTVAVRRLFKGAKYSKLKRGRVVTIKSAVSSAACGVSLKPKATYVISGSSRGNILRTNSCQFVRLWKSIPLKKRKSLYCKKPQVYGKKQYIFGRKRNQKRYGRRQGKRYGKGYGRRRNKGYGRRRGKGYGRRRERFWKNGGRKGKRSGNKGYY